A stretch of Agelaius phoeniceus isolate bAgePho1 chromosome 30, bAgePho1.hap1, whole genome shotgun sequence DNA encodes these proteins:
- the TMED4 gene encoding transmembrane emp24 domain-containing protein 4: protein MAAPWEALRATVAAVLLLGWGAHGLYFHIGETEKRCFIEEIPDETMVIGNYRTQLWDKQSESFLPSTPGLGMHVEVKDPDGKVVMSRQYGSEGRFTFTSHTPGEHQICLHSNSTRMALFAGGKLRVHLDIQVGEHTNNYPEIAAKDKLTELQLRARQLLDQVEQIQKEQNYQRYREERFRMTSESTNQRVLWWSIAQTVILILTGLWQMRHLKSFFEAKKLV, encoded by the exons ATGGCGGCGCCGTGGGAAGCGCTGAGGGCGACGGTGGCCGCAGTGCTATTGCTGGGCTGGGGCGCGCACGGGCTCTACTTCCACATCGGAGAGACCGAGAAGCGCTGCTTCATCGAGGAGATCCCCGATGAGACCATGGTCATCG GCAATTACCGGACGCAGCTGTGGGACAAACAGTCCGAGTCCTTCCTGCCCTCCACCCCCGGGCTGGGCATGCACGTGGAGGTCAAGGACCCCGACGGAAAG GTGGTGATGTCGCGGCAGTACGGCTCCGAGGGGCGCTTCACGTTCACGTCGCACACGCCGGGCGAGCACCAGATCTGCCTGCACTCCAACTCCACCCGCATGGCGCTCTTCGCCGGGGGCAAGCTG CGGGTGCACCTGGACATCCAGGTGGGCGAGCACACCAACAACTACCCCGAGATCGCTGCCAAGGACAAGCTGACGGAGCTGCAGCTCCGCGCGCGCCAGCTGCTCGACCAGGTGGAGCAGATCCAGAAGGAGCAGAACTACCAGAGG TACCGGGAGGAGCGGTTCCGCATGACGAGCGAGAGCACCAACCAGCGCGTGCTCTGGTGGTCCATCGCCCAGACcgtcatcctcatcctcaccggCCTCTGGCAGATGCGGCACCTCAAGAGCTTCTTCGAGGCCAAGAAACTCGTCTag
- the LOC129131569 gene encoding uncharacterized protein LOC129131569, translating to MGERCPGTSRTARRGHGAPGTAGATGRGPQCSGGAGRGRGALRVAALSLALLFLRAEAEGFALCHAPALQTKVFQYRLWDVNQRSLYLRDDQLVAGHLQGANAALEEKVFWVPNRALEPARLPVILSVRHGSRCLRTERGPAGEPRLRLQDVDIRELPRAGDSAAAFTFFRSYRDGLWRFESAAHPGWFLCTSPRGHQPLALCRHCDVTSHLLDFYFQLCPAMSRASRAALRRTPQGHRLGVMAGSWDTVEGVIDPDMVALFDDFLGTGECRCPRVPVPPQPQPYHYVLRDTEQQGLCLRDGRLVATSLQVANAAQEEPISVVPNRHLERRRCPLIVGIRGGTRALSCGTGPEPRLSLEDVGLLELFSGDKDRATPFTFYKTFGGSTHTFEAAAFPGLFLSTATGPDEPLGLAPPPSATAFYLRRK from the exons ATGGGTGAGCGCTGCCCGGGGACCTCGCGCACGGCCCGGAGGGGACACGGAGCGCCTGGCACGGCCGGTGCCACCGGGAGGGGTCCCCAATGCTCGGGGGGCGCGGGCAGGGGGCGCGGGGCTCTCCGGGTGGCCGCCCTCAGCCTCGCCCTCCTCTTCCTCCGCGCAGAGGCCGAAGGCTTCGCCCTCTGCCACGCGCCCGCGCTGCAGACCAAGGTGTTCCAGTACCG GCTGTGGGACGTGAACCAGAGGTCGCTGTACCTGCGCGATGACCAGCTGGTGGCCGGGCACCTGCAGGGCGCCAACGCCGCGCTGGAAG AGAAAGTGTTCTGGGTGCCCAACCGCGCCCTGGAGCCCGCCCGGCTGCCGGTGATCCTGAGCGTCCGGCACGGCTCCCGCTGCCTCCGCACCGAGCGCGGCCCCGCCGGAGAACCCCGGCTGCGGCTGCAG GACGTGGACATCCGGGAGCTGCCCCGCGCCGGTGACAGCGCGGCCGCCTTCACCTTCTTCCGCTCCTACCGGGACGGGCTGTGGCGCTTCGAGTCGGCCGCGCACCCCGGCTGGTTCCTGTGCACGTCCCCGCGCGGCCACCAGCCCCTGGCGCTCTGTCGCCACTGCGATGTCACCTCCCACCTGCTCGACTTCTacttccagctct GCCCAGCCATGTCACGCGCATCCAGAGCTGCCCTTAG AaggacaccccagggacaccgCCTGGGGGTCATGGcggggagctgggacacggtCGAGGGTGTCATCGACCCCGACATGGTGGCCTTGTTCGATGACttcctggggacaggtgagtgcaggtgtccccgtgtccctgtcccc ccccagccccagccgtACCACTACGTGCTGCGGGACAcggagcagcaggggctgtgcctgcgCGACGGCCGCCTGGTGGCCACCAGCCTGCAGGTGGCCAACGCCGCCCAGGAAG AGCCCATCAGCGTTGTCCCCAACCGGCACCTGGAGCGCCGGCGCTGTCCCCTCATCGTGGGCATCCGTGGTGGCACCCGCGCCCTGTCCTGTGGCACCGGCCCCGAGCCCCGGCTGAGCCTGGAg GAcgtggggctgctggagctgttctCGGGTGACAAGGACAGGGCCACGCCCTTCACCTTCTACAAGACCTTTGGGGGCTCCACGCACACCTTCGAGGCCGCCGCCTTCCCCGGGCTCTTCCTCAGCACGGCCACGGGCCCGGACGAGCCGCTGGGCCTGGCACCGCCCCCGAGCGCCACCGCCTTCTACCTGCGCCGCaagtga